One Fibrobacter sp. UBA4297 genomic region harbors:
- a CDS encoding ArnT family glycosyltransferase, which translates to MKFVKKFFALPELYCLLILIATVVVGLACRVTVENVTLFRGGVEEKISFPLLQKMGDGEHFQVDLDVIGGSPYGLKVIPDDCVENIVVGESSLNLNGISSLCDFGRGFVLPESLIAQNHDGAKAHYTFFLKNNGGPGGLNVFVLQSSLLSTIMKVLAILSFAVLCLLFARRLGFGWGLAFIVLLGVLIRTAFFSNIPYTSFANDVDGHVAYVNFILENHSIPGVDDCWTCYHPPVYYASAAPSFMIGDWMGVTGTTGLQAFSLLLSVLTLFFGIMFFRTFLSKSSLGIASFLWAFWPVMILMSPRIGNDQMFCMLHMLCLWGGANYLKGGHGKFLVVSVIAAALAMWTKTTAVVTLGMVFLFAVCGFVCNAKTLRPTKSEIVAWSLFVALVGGVVLQKLLGNADLVGNSSGLNGLLKVGNEASNYIFFDLKSFINNPYTSAWNGEWGREYFWNYSLKTAMFGEFELVRTQMGRTLATLMSVALLGLLVYAARGFWKTKLQVMHWILLMQTVAFFAALMFLRIKVPFSCSNDFRYIAPVVSSIVPFVAWGITLEGGSLKWKVLGYGLVLMFALSTVFLYILAV; encoded by the coding sequence ATGAAGTTCGTTAAGAAATTTTTTGCTCTCCCGGAACTGTACTGTCTTTTGATTTTAATCGCTACAGTTGTGGTGGGGCTTGCATGCAGAGTGACTGTTGAAAATGTAACCCTTTTTAGAGGTGGGGTTGAAGAAAAAATATCGTTCCCGCTTCTCCAGAAAATGGGTGATGGAGAACACTTTCAAGTTGATTTAGATGTTATAGGGGGCTCTCCCTATGGCCTGAAAGTGATTCCCGATGATTGCGTCGAAAACATTGTTGTGGGTGAATCGTCGTTGAATTTGAATGGTATTTCCTCTTTGTGCGATTTTGGAAGGGGCTTTGTATTGCCTGAAAGCTTGATTGCGCAAAACCATGATGGTGCCAAGGCTCATTACACGTTCTTTTTAAAAAATAATGGTGGCCCCGGAGGTCTGAATGTTTTTGTTCTTCAGTCGTCTTTACTTTCGACGATTATGAAAGTGCTGGCAATATTGTCTTTTGCCGTACTGTGTCTGTTATTTGCTCGTAGGCTAGGCTTTGGTTGGGGGCTTGCGTTCATCGTTTTGCTTGGCGTGTTGATAAGGACTGCTTTTTTTTCGAATATCCCTTATACTTCTTTCGCTAATGATGTTGATGGGCATGTTGCTTACGTAAATTTTATTCTTGAAAATCATTCCATTCCGGGTGTTGATGATTGCTGGACATGTTACCACCCGCCTGTCTATTATGCATCGGCGGCGCCTTCGTTTATGATCGGTGACTGGATGGGCGTTACGGGAACTACGGGATTGCAGGCGTTCAGTTTGTTACTGTCTGTTTTGACGCTTTTCTTTGGGATAATGTTCTTCAGAACCTTTTTGTCTAAAAGCAGTCTTGGAATAGCGTCTTTTTTGTGGGCTTTTTGGCCTGTGATGATTTTGATGTCTCCTCGAATTGGTAATGATCAAATGTTTTGTATGTTGCATATGTTGTGCCTTTGGGGAGGCGCAAATTATTTAAAAGGTGGACACGGTAAATTTTTGGTAGTTTCTGTGATTGCAGCAGCATTGGCTATGTGGACTAAAACGACGGCCGTAGTGACGCTTGGAATGGTGTTTCTCTTTGCTGTTTGTGGTTTCGTGTGTAATGCGAAAACGCTTCGCCCGACAAAATCAGAGATTGTGGCATGGAGTCTTTTTGTTGCTTTGGTTGGGGGCGTCGTTTTGCAGAAATTGCTCGGCAATGCGGATTTGGTTGGCAATTCAAGTGGATTGAATGGATTGCTGAAGGTGGGGAATGAAGCGTCTAACTATATCTTTTTTGATTTGAAATCCTTTATAAACAACCCTTATACGAGTGCATGGAATGGAGAATGGGGGCGAGAGTATTTTTGGAACTATTCATTAAAAACAGCGATGTTTGGTGAATTTGAATTGGTTCGGACTCAAATGGGGCGTACCCTTGCAACATTGATGAGCGTAGCTCTTTTGGGGCTGCTGGTATATGCGGCTCGAGGATTTTGGAAGACTAAACTGCAGGTAATGCATTGGATTCTTTTAATGCAGACCGTGGCTTTTTTTGCAGCGTTGATGTTTCTGCGAATCAAGGTCCCTTTTTCGTGCAGTAATGATTTCCGATATATTGCGCCGGTAGTCTCTAGTATTGTGCCTTTTGTCGCTTGGGGAATCACTCTTGAAGGGGGTTCTCTTAAGTGGAAAGTGTTGGGCTATGGACTTGTTCTTATGTTTGCCTTGAGTACGGTGTTTTTGTATATTCTTGCCGTGTAA
- a CDS encoding GtrA family protein — protein MQNKSFWASIRKKCPRKSLVGQFVRYLVTGGLAFVVDFGLFALCLYKLEWHYLLANLVGLVAGLVLNYVLSVVWVFSECKRVLENKKAAEFSIFAIVGFAGVGINQLLMYLMVGRLEWNEMLSKMVAAILVLMWNFGARKLMLFRKQKVA, from the coding sequence ATGCAAAATAAATCTTTTTGGGCGTCAATTCGAAAGAAATGCCCTCGTAAATCCTTGGTTGGACAATTCGTTCGCTATTTGGTGACAGGCGGACTTGCCTTTGTGGTTGATTTCGGGCTTTTTGCTCTTTGCCTTTATAAGTTAGAGTGGCATTACCTGCTTGCAAACTTGGTGGGGCTTGTTGCGGGACTTGTGCTTAATTATGTCTTGAGCGTTGTTTGGGTGTTCTCGGAATGCAAGCGCGTTCTTGAAAACAAAAAGGCCGCCGAGTTTAGCATATTCGCTATTGTTGGTTTTGCCGGTGTCGGTATCAACCAGTTGCTTATGTATTTGATGGTGGGACGTCTTGAATGGAATGAAATGCTGTCGAAAATGGTAGCGGCTATTTTGGTTTTGATGTGGAATTTTGGTGCTCGAAAGCTGATGCTTTTCAGGAAACAAAAAGTTGCATAA
- a CDS encoding sensor domain-containing diguanylate cyclase, producing the protein MDFDSILSRYKAKTCIVSVEFFSDGTYGNIRVVAGNKAHYDDMAALNHPFVPGCPYEACFPKNPNFEEHCFRCVHDGVPLHAYVNLYMMNLWLNMFLLPLKSDQENIGYCLYCYDVAPKADSSAMADLSADTAADVLKACIKLRGTNNIKQAFSEVVEDVRSICNSDHCCILLIDDEKRVCSTFAESLREGSGLFPMSRYIDSFYDVVRTWPDTLAGSTCIILKDERDVEKMREQNPFWVSTLDQAGVKKIVLFPLRHGGELLGYMWVINFDVDDIVKIKETLELTTYFLASEISSYQLLKKLEILSAIDTLTGIKNRNEMNNRVDRILDGGEPVPQAVLFADLNGLKRVNDEMGHSAGDKMLRTAASILQSVFRDGEVYRAGGDEFMILVTEISEEEVQNRVAQVHFLSGKTEEVRFSIGVCYGKKDIRKAMRLADERMYANKAVYYEAHPELKYR; encoded by the coding sequence ATGGATTTTGACAGTATTTTATCGCGCTATAAGGCGAAGACCTGCATTGTTTCCGTTGAATTCTTTTCAGATGGAACTTATGGAAACATTCGCGTTGTCGCGGGAAATAAGGCGCACTATGACGACATGGCGGCGCTGAACCACCCGTTTGTGCCCGGTTGCCCCTATGAAGCCTGCTTCCCGAAGAATCCGAATTTTGAGGAACACTGTTTCCGTTGCGTACACGATGGCGTGCCGCTCCACGCTTACGTAAACCTTTATATGATGAACCTTTGGCTCAACATGTTCCTTCTTCCGCTGAAATCTGACCAGGAAAACATCGGCTATTGCCTTTATTGTTACGATGTGGCGCCCAAGGCGGATTCTTCGGCGATGGCGGACCTTTCTGCGGATACCGCAGCCGATGTGCTCAAGGCGTGTATCAAGTTGCGCGGAACAAACAACATAAAGCAGGCTTTTAGTGAAGTGGTCGAGGATGTCCGCTCCATTTGTAATTCGGATCATTGCTGTATCTTGCTGATTGATGACGAAAAACGCGTTTGTTCTACATTTGCAGAATCGCTTCGGGAAGGTTCGGGACTTTTCCCCATGTCGCGCTACATTGACTCGTTTTACGATGTTGTGCGGACGTGGCCCGATACGCTTGCCGGCAGTACGTGCATCATTCTAAAGGATGAACGCGATGTGGAAAAAATGCGAGAGCAAAATCCATTTTGGGTTTCGACTCTGGACCAGGCTGGGGTGAAAAAGATTGTGCTGTTCCCGCTTCGTCATGGCGGAGAACTGCTCGGCTACATGTGGGTCATCAATTTTGATGTCGATGACATTGTGAAAATCAAGGAAACGCTTGAACTCACGACGTACTTTCTTGCGTCCGAAATTTCAAGCTACCAGCTTTTGAAAAAACTGGAAATCCTGAGCGCGATTGACACCTTGACGGGAATCAAGAACCGTAATGAGATGAACAACCGCGTGGATCGCATTCTGGATGGCGGAGAACCTGTACCGCAGGCAGTGCTCTTTGCGGACCTAAATGGGCTTAAGCGTGTGAACGATGAAATGGGGCATAGCGCAGGTGACAAGATGTTGCGCACGGCAGCTTCGATATTACAGAGCGTGTTCCGCGATGGCGAGGTGTACCGTGCCGGTGGCGACGAGTTCATGATTCTTGTGACCGAAATTTCTGAAGAAGAGGTACAGAACCGCGTGGCGCAAGTTCATTTTTTGTCCGGAAAAACGGAAGAAGTCCGATTCTCTATCGGTGTCTGCTATGGCAAGAAGGATATCCGTAAGGCGATGCGACTTGCCGATGAACGTATGTACGCCAACAAGGCCGTGTACTACGAAGCGCATCCGGAATTGAAATATCGGTGA
- a CDS encoding NAD(P)/FAD-dependent oxidoreductase, with protein MTTEKDFKKTAVIAGAGPAGLTAALELLRTTDVKPVIFEAEDVIGGISRTARYNGNRMDIGGHRFFSKSDTVMDWWQGILPLQGAASKDDIAIGRTVPLTEGGPDPEKTDYVMLCRSRLSRILFLRKLFNYPVSLNGDTIRNLGLWRMFKIGMSYLKVQLLPARKEKSLEDFMINRFGVELYRTFFRDYTEKVWGVPCSKISPDWGGQRIKGLSITKTVVHALKQIFAGKKKESAANGSDIRQKDTETSLIGQFLYPKFGPGQLWETVAEKVQEMGGEIRMNAKVVGVNRDESGKRVESVVVESRAADGSVVKETVACDYFLSTMPVKELVVAMDNEKTPVPAEVKRVSEGLVYRDFITVGLLLDKLLIKNPAKPGTPESKLKFVADNWIYVQESDVKLGRIQIFNNWSPYLVANPEKVWIGLEYFATEGDEMWRMPDDEFIKFAIAELDKIDVARPEAVRDSVVFHIKKAYPAYFGTYGEFGKVREYVDPIENLFLMGRNGMHKYNNMDHSMLAAMEVVKCIRENSTDKTALWNVNSEEDYHEGKK; from the coding sequence ATGACTACTGAAAAAGATTTTAAGAAAACAGCTGTTATCGCTGGTGCTGGCCCTGCAGGCCTCACTGCTGCGCTTGAACTTTTGCGCACGACAGATGTTAAGCCCGTCATTTTTGAAGCAGAAGATGTGATTGGTGGTATTTCTCGCACGGCCCGCTACAATGGTAACCGCATGGATATCGGCGGTCACCGTTTCTTTAGCAAGAGCGACACTGTGATGGACTGGTGGCAGGGGATTTTGCCGCTTCAAGGTGCGGCCTCGAAGGACGATATCGCTATCGGGCGTACGGTTCCGCTGACGGAAGGTGGCCCGGATCCGGAGAAAACGGATTACGTGATGCTCTGCCGTAGCCGCCTTTCCCGAATCCTCTTTTTGCGCAAGTTGTTTAACTATCCGGTGAGCTTGAATGGAGACACTATCCGTAACCTTGGTCTGTGGCGCATGTTCAAGATTGGCATGAGCTATCTCAAGGTGCAGTTGCTCCCTGCCCGTAAAGAAAAAAGTCTTGAAGACTTTATGATCAACCGCTTCGGCGTAGAACTTTACCGCACGTTCTTCCGCGACTACACCGAGAAGGTGTGGGGTGTTCCGTGCAGCAAGATCAGCCCCGATTGGGGTGGACAGCGCATCAAGGGCCTTTCGATCACGAAGACCGTGGTCCATGCGCTCAAGCAAATTTTCGCGGGCAAGAAAAAGGAATCTGCTGCTAATGGTTCCGACATCCGCCAGAAGGATACTGAAACAAGCCTTATCGGTCAGTTCCTTTACCCGAAATTCGGTCCCGGCCAGCTTTGGGAAACGGTTGCCGAAAAGGTTCAGGAAATGGGCGGTGAAATCCGCATGAACGCAAAGGTCGTGGGCGTGAACCGCGATGAAAGCGGCAAGCGCGTAGAAAGTGTCGTTGTGGAATCTCGTGCTGCTGATGGTTCTGTCGTGAAGGAAACGGTCGCCTGCGATTACTTCCTCTCGACCATGCCGGTAAAGGAACTCGTGGTTGCCATGGATAACGAAAAGACTCCGGTCCCGGCCGAAGTCAAGCGCGTGTCCGAAGGCCTTGTTTACCGTGACTTTATTACCGTGGGTCTGTTGCTAGACAAGCTCCTTATCAAGAATCCGGCAAAACCTGGTACTCCCGAAAGCAAGCTCAAGTTCGTGGCGGACAACTGGATTTATGTGCAGGAATCCGACGTGAAGCTTGGTCGTATCCAGATTTTCAATAACTGGAGCCCTTATCTTGTCGCCAATCCGGAAAAGGTCTGGATCGGTCTCGAATACTTTGCTACTGAAGGCGACGAAATGTGGCGCATGCCCGATGACGAATTCATCAAGTTCGCCATTGCTGAACTCGACAAGATTGACGTGGCAAGGCCAGAAGCGGTCCGTGACTCCGTGGTGTTCCATATCAAGAAAGCATACCCCGCTTATTTCGGTACTTACGGCGAATTCGGTAAGGTTCGCGAGTATGTTGATCCCATCGAAAATCTGTTCTTGATGGGACGTAATGGTATGCACAAGTACAACAACATGGACCACAGTATGCTCGCTGCCATGGAAGTGGTAAAGTGCATCCGTGAAAATTCTACGGACAAGACCGCTCTTTGGAACGTCAATAGCGAAGAAGATTATCACGAAGGTAAAAAGTGA
- a CDS encoding tetratricopeptide repeat protein has translation MRVSTVFKICSLTMLMAVASFARPINDGNKLFAAGDYAGALEKYMKAREAEPANPLLFYNIGTCQYKLGNFEEAKKELESAVRMPDKNMAAKAAYNLANTHFRVGEKAQEPSARIAAWRESVAYLKKAIDLDNDFENAKKNVEIVQRKLKEELDKQKENKDQNQDQNDQKQPPLSDKAKQVLARALQLCKDGKYAEGKQMLENLIAEDETASQLSGHVQRIDDVIEIKAGRKPKTKIDASNTDNDLEVI, from the coding sequence ATGCGAGTTTCTACTGTATTTAAGATTTGTTCTTTGACGATGCTTATGGCTGTGGCTTCGTTTGCCCGTCCCATCAACGATGGCAACAAGCTGTTTGCTGCAGGCGATTATGCCGGTGCGCTCGAAAAATATATGAAGGCCCGCGAAGCAGAGCCTGCGAACCCGCTTTTGTTCTACAACATTGGAACGTGCCAGTACAAGCTCGGCAATTTTGAAGAAGCCAAGAAGGAACTTGAAAGTGCAGTGCGTATGCCGGACAAGAATATGGCGGCAAAGGCGGCGTACAACTTGGCAAATACGCATTTCCGCGTGGGCGAGAAGGCTCAAGAACCGAGTGCCCGCATTGCGGCTTGGCGTGAATCGGTTGCTTATCTGAAAAAAGCAATAGACCTCGACAACGATTTTGAAAATGCCAAGAAGAATGTCGAAATCGTCCAGCGCAAGCTCAAGGAAGAACTCGACAAGCAAAAAGAAAACAAGGACCAGAACCAGGATCAGAACGACCAGAAACAACCTCCGCTGAGCGATAAAGCAAAGCAGGTCTTGGCTCGTGCGCTCCAGCTCTGCAAGGATGGCAAGTACGCCGAAGGCAAGCAGATGCTCGAGAACCTGATTGCCGAAGACGAGACCGCAAGCCAGTTGAGCGGCCACGTGCAGCGCATTGACGACGTCATTGAAATCAAGGCCGGCCGCAAGCCCAAGACTAAGATTGACGCCAGCAACACCGACAACGACCTGGAGGTGATCTAA